tataagtcaataCAACTTTaagaggcaaattggtataggccaatgtctttgtaattaaaattgaaatttttatcttatgtccacgcacatccatcggtggaatatttacagacgtgatgggaaaaaataagcacgttccacggtcgtcatgccatcggtcaaccaagaagacatacaagtgacgacagttgaccaattcgatcggattcgaaaatatggtgaaattggctaaattttttaccacgtTCATAATTTagtgtaataatcacatccaacggttagttttataattttctttgaattgatagacgttgctctttagagtgtatgatatataaatataagttttttaaaaaattagtatctttaaagatttatttgtaaataaaggccacaaggcccggcccaaaaaagcccgcaaggcctgCTTTATATGGACTGGCTTAGATCATTCGATTTGCAATAAAGCTCGGCCCGACCCAATCcgttattatttaaaaatgtaGTAAGCGCCTGACCCGGCCCGGCTCAAGCCAGCTATgacccgttgatgaggcctattcAGTATGCGGTATGTCAATGGTATGGAAATACTCGTATCGTAGCCGAGCTCAAATATGAACTTGGTACGGTTCAGCCTAGCCGAACACTCAATAAGCCAAAAAGTAGGCCACAAACTATATGGCTCGGTCCGAAATTCGACTGACTTGGTCCATTCGGCCCAAAATGCCAGCCCTAGTCTGGCCTGTAATCTCTGGTGGAAAACTTGAAGCCGGTTTGAATACGTCTGATACCAAATATTTTGGACTGCAAGTGAGGCTACTATAGTCCTTTCCTCGCCAGTTGCATTTGGGTCAAAACTGAAAACCGACCCGACAATTTCGAATGATTAATTACTTGGAGAAAAACTAGTTGTTGGTTTCTACTTGGTTGGTTCTGAACTTCTGATGGCTCTGGCATGGGGTGCTGCCGCTGCTCCATTGTTTTCTCTCCCTAAAAATCCGAAACCGAGTTTGAGATTTGGTACATTCCGATGCTCAACGAAGCCCGACAACAACGGCAACAACAAAATAGCGCTCAGGACTTGCAAGAATTGCAAAACCCAGTTCGATCCATCTCTCAATCACCTCAGGGCTTGTCGATTTCACACCGCTCATTTTGGAGGTACCCCTCCGGCCCtcctacctttttttttttcttttttttttttgcgtatAAATTAGATTGCTGTATGTATTATCTGTGTTCTTGTTGAATCTATGCCACGATTACTTAGCTGTCTGGGCTCTGAACCCAGAAATATTATAGCCTGCCCACTCCTAATTTGGAATTAGAATTGAAACTATACTTGGCATCGAATACGAATTTCTTGGCAGTACCTTCTTGTATGTGTTTATGTTAATTTGACTATATGGACTTTCAGATGATATGGTGTTCTAATTTGTCTTCGACACAAATTCTTAATCAACATTTTACAGATGCCTTCTTCGTAATTTCAAACCTACATTCTTTGATTCTAGAGCATTACCTCGTGAAGTTTGGTGTAAATATAATTATTGGGCTGGGTTTTTGGGCTATATCCACCTGGAAGTATTTAAAGCCATTAGCAGTCTATGCTCTTCTGAACCCATGAGTCTGGAACAATGGTTGACGCAGGTCGAATCGGGTAGAACAAGGAGACTCTCAATATCTTTTTTTCTGGTTAAACTGTTTGCTTAGGCTGATTGGGTTTCTCAACATCAAGTGCTCTTGGCACTGTTTCTGCatttcttattttgtctcttGAAACATCTCTTCATTCACATCTAAAATGTAATGTGAAAAACAATAATATATATGCAAAATCAGAATGCATGCAAGTGAAATTCAGACTTATAAAAATGCTTGGTATTTTATCCTTCATTGTAGATGTCCTAAACATCTTGAATTTAAATACTCCTATAGGAGAAACAAAGAGGAAGTTTGAGAGTGTGTACACGGGGGGCACCATGAGTAGTCCCAACTCTGGCAAAGTTGTTCAATACTGGCATTGCTGTGGGTCTGAAGATCCCTTCGACCCTGGATGTACCGCTGCTCCTCACTCCTCCTATGATGACTGAGACCGATCCTTTCTAATATGCAGCTGATTCTCGATTTCATGTTGTAAAGATTACACAACTATCACATCTTAAATGACCACTGtctttttacttctttttttttttttttaattaattaattacctcTTTGTTGAAAGCTAAGAAAGCACGGATACGGTATAGCGATACGTGGAAATGACAAATTTTAAATGTGTTAGGAAACAGGTACCGGGGTACAGAAAGATTAtgacaattaaatatatgtttaatctatttatatataattagcacaaaaaaaaagataaatatattttTGAGATAAATGATGTCAGCCTTTATTGGAACTTTGGAAAATTACATGGTAATGTTCAGCTGCAATTGCTTTGATATTGGAGGTTGGGTGTGCTTTGATAGTAGAGAAGGATAAACGGGGCGCTTCTTTCTAGCCTATAGAATTGTTTTAATTGTCTCCAGGTTACTGCAATTTCACATCTATTCAGGTACTAAAATTTCGATAGAATTGTTAGATGAGCTTTTTGATTTTAAAAAGGTTGAATTGTTTAGGTAATGGTTTTTTTGTCAGTCTCACGTAGGTAAATAGTTATTTATGATTCTGCTGATCAATAAAAGAGTTGTCAGTTTCTAAAAGATACTAAAATTTTCTTAAGGGAGGTAAATTGTAATACTTTGAACTTaagtacacttttttttttttttgagagaatttTTACTTCTTGTCACaaaaaaaatgagagagagagagagacagacacGTTGGGAGAACAGTTTTTGCACCGACTTaggaaaaattaaaaagaaaggaGAAGCATCGGGAGGGGGGGGaaatgcaaaaaataaaaataaaaagaaacccCGCTCTGCTGAATGATTGGTTTTCTAACTACTCCGCCAATTTGGCTACCTCCGACCAAGATTCTTATATCAATCTTTTCCTCTCTTCCCAAGCAACACCATCTATATAAGTTTCTCACTCTATCTCCCACTATAGACGAGAAATCGAAGAGAGAAAGCATTCGGGTTTTCTGACAAAATTTTGCATTTCCTAGCCTATCGATGAATAATCCGGCGAAACCCCGAAAAGCTACTGCCAAAGAACTAAAGTACATCATTCTCTAAAAAAGTCACTACCATCTTATTTCTAACAAAAAATTACTGTCATTCTTCAGAAAAGCTATTGTCATTCTCAAGAAAAGTTATTGCCTTCAAAAAGCTACTGCACCAAACTGAGAAGTTACTtccaacaaacaaaaaattactATAATTCTTCAAAATAGTTAATTATCTCTATCAAAAAATTACTGCATCTTTTGATGCTGTTGTCCAGAACTAAAAACCTATTGTCAACGAACCAAAAATCTATTGCTGGAGAACTAAAAGGCTACTTTCTTGACCCAAAAGCTCCTAATCAACCCATTTTCAAGCTAAATCTGACCCCTCCGAATCTTTGTCGACTAGCTAGTTTTCGATGGCAGACTGGTTTAGATGTGTTCTTCTCGTCAACGCGAGTCTAACCATGCTCACAAATCGTTTATTAGATTAATAATGACAATTGGAAAGATCATTATTCTCCAAATAATTTTTAAGTGTTTTCAAAGGCAACTTCGGCCTTCTCTAGAGGCGATCCAAATATgaaaattgacaggacccgtcCCAGGAATTGCCCCACTTActtggatacgagcctgcggggcccactttaagcgaaatcctaccgaaaattcggcagaacctcccctaaaaatgggctacccaaaatttcacaaacctggacatgatttcAACTAAATCTTCTACTCAACTTACAATATcgaatttacaatccaagcacatatattacatccggaaagttcaaatccccacataatcctccgtaagcaacaacaaaccaaacaacaacatccatcaaactaaaaagaaaaggtttatcagagcaatactaaactaagccgatatcatacaaggtaggttaagtaataacctacggacaaaaacggaagcgctgatttccaaagtccttgagcctggacgcaatctcggctaatctgaaatctgggcatttgaaaactaagggcccaggggaaaacatgtaaaatccattagagtgagtggacaaaaccgaaactagaatcaaaacaatttatggtatgcttccccatttctcttttaaCAAAATCATCATGCAGCTAAACCCTATgaagttccaactcaatccttttccatgaaactcatttgatgactaggaaggactgcttcctaggcatctcatgccatcggggagggactgccacccgatg
Above is a genomic segment from Rosa chinensis cultivar Old Blush chromosome 3, RchiOBHm-V2, whole genome shotgun sequence containing:
- the LOC112193422 gene encoding uncharacterized protein LOC112193422 isoform X1; the protein is MALAWGAAAAPLFSLPKNPKPSLRFGTFRCSTKPDNNGNNKIALRTCKNCKTQFDPSLNHLRACRFHTAHFGDVLNILNLNTPIGETKRKFESVYTGGTMSSPNSGKVVQYWHCCGSEDPFDPGCTAAPHSSYDD
- the LOC112193422 gene encoding uncharacterized protein LOC112193422 isoform X2 → MALAWGAAAAPLFSLPKNPKPSLRFGTFRCSTKPDNNGNNKIALRTCKNCKTQFDPSLNHLRACRFHTAHFGGETKRKFESVYTGGTMSSPNSGKVVQYWHCCGSEDPFDPGCTAAPHSSYDD